The Oncorhynchus masou masou isolate Uvic2021 chromosome 4, UVic_Omas_1.1, whole genome shotgun sequence DNA segment GAGGCGCACCAGGCGAAAGGAGACAACGTGGGACATGTCTGTGGATAAACTGGAAGCGTTCATTACGCTCCTATACGTCCGAGGACTGTACGGCGGAATGAACACGCCTTTGGAGAGCTCCTGGAACGAAAAATATGGGTTGATGCCACGGAACCGCTTCAGAGAGATCATGCGATAGCAAGAGAGACCAGACGCATGCGCCTGGAAACCCTGGTATCAGAAGTGTGGGGAACGTTTGTACAGAACCGTGTTTCCTCTTACAAGCCTGCAGTTAACATTACCGTTGAGGAGCAATGGTTCCCCAGAAACGCTAAGTGCAGCTTTACGCAGTACATCCTTTACAAGCAAGACAAGTGGGGCATGAAGTTTCGGTTGGCAGCTGACGTTGACAGCAAGTACGTGCTGAATGTCTTTCCATATCTGGGGAAAGATGAATCTCAGCATCCTGAAAATGTGGGCATGAGGCTTGTAGAACCTTACCTTGGCGAGGGTAGGAATGTAAACACAGACGAGATCTTCACATCACTTCCATTGGCAAATAAATGGATTGACAAGAACACAAGCCTGGTGGGGGTGGTGAATAAGATGATACCGGAGCTGCCTCCATCTGCATGTAACCCGTCACAAGCAGAGCTGTTATCCACAGCGGTGCTGAAGCACGACAAAGCAGCACTTACGGTTTACAAATGTAAGCCAAGAGAGAACGTCTGTATCCTGAGTACTATGCATCTGACAGTTGCCATTGGCGGTGACACAAAGAGAACCAGAGACCCTGACGCActaaaacaacacacaggtgtgtTATACCGTTAGGCTATGACGCATCTTGGCATACAGCTGCCATGCACGGTGCTCTTCTGTTGTACAAAATAATTCAAAggtattgtattctattctattctagttGGTGTGGATACGATGGCCAGACATTTCACGGTGAAAGGGGGTACTCGCCGCTGGCCCTTTGCCGTATTCTACAACTTGCTTGGCCTGGCTGCTATCAACGCGCACGTTTTGTTCACCCTGTGCACTGGTAAGACATCACGAGGAGAGATTTCATCATGCAGTTGGCATTGGCGCTTCGTGAGAACCACACGAGCGCCAGGGGCAAGGCAGCAGCGCACGACGTGCCAAATGACGCACCACCGCTCTTCCGAGAAGAAGAGACAGTGGACGGATGCGCACGGAAAGAAAACTGCGACTTCTGCGGGAAGAAATTTGTCCGCGGAAAGTGCTCATTCCAGAATAAAGATTTGTCGAAGATTTGTGTTGAATGTCATGGAATAACTGCTGCTAAGCGTAAAGGCGCACGTGCCCGAGAGAGGCCACGACGAGTTCATTAATAACTGACACCTGTACAGGTTGTTTTTATGACTGACACTTGTTATATGCTTGATATGTTATTTTATAATAACGTTATCGTTTTACATTTGCTCGTTGTACACTCCATTGAGATGACTCTCGGCCCATTTAGCCCTATTGACAGTGCGAATTTTGGAACACCTATAGCCTACGAGGTTGACCACTTAGTCTAACATAAGAGCGGATGTTATAAAAAGATGCTTCTACATTCAATTACGGTGAATGTGATTTCTGTATCGTTCTTTTCGCTAAAATCTACAGATAAAATGGAATTACCATTTACATGTTGGTGTTTCTTTCCCTCAATTAAAACAGAACAACCTAGGCTATTATAAAGGTCTAAAACTCTAAATGTAGTCAAGCAGCATGACCTATAACAGGGTCACCAGAAAACGTGTGGAGAGGCGACATTTGCCGCAGCGCATTTCAATATTTTGGTTTAGTTTATTCAAATACAGTATAGTCCATTTTGTTTGTGAATGGGGTCaaattatataaaaaaatatattcttgGGCCACCAAGACTTTTTCAATCCAAAATGATTAACTTGAATTAATCAATAAACACGATAGCTGACTGagtacattttttaaaaagtCTGCAGTTTCATTGTCAGAACTATACGATGCAAACTTGCATAAAGCAAGCTCAGCCCTTTGCGTTTTATTGTCCATCAAGTTGCTTTCTCTGTGTATAGGAAACCCCCTAGTCCTTCTTTAAAATATAATTCATATTAAGTACACGTTTGCTGGACTTTGACAGGGGTTTCATCCCCCCAAAAGTCCAGGAGAGCGTCAAGTTCTTTACCTCAATCAGCATGACTAAccgtgtctgtatgtagcctcactacttttatagtctcgccactgtatatagcctgtctttttactgttttatttctttacctacctattgttcacctaataccgtttttgcactattggttagagcccgcaagtcagcatttcactgtaaagtctacacctgttgtattcggcgcacgtgacaaacacacgttgattagatttttttaaggaatgaaacaaacaacaacaaaaaacatgtgACCTGATTAGAAAAACTATCATAGCCCAGATGTAACCTTTTTAGATTCATGACGTCAGACGTTCCAGAGTTTTACCTGGTTAGGTTCGCAAATCAGGAAAAACTATGGGCCTCATGTTTTTTTCCCACCACCCCACTCTGGGTCCTACGGTGACGCCTCTGGTATAGGCTACCTAGGCTAAGCTGTTAGAACACAGTGCagcatttggtggatgccaggcaCAGAGAGAGGCTAGAGGCTCAGAGATATGGGATAAGTCATGATGTATCATATGCAGAGGCCGTGAAACAGATTGGTAGAACTACAGGGCAGACTGGTGGAGGTTACATGGATGTTCCTGTAGTAAGTGGACTGAGTGTCAGGGCTGGTACTTCTGATGGTCCTGGCATGGTCTCCAGGCCTGTTTAGACATCTTGTGCTCATGAATGTACCTTGTCAAAGGACACTTTGATAATGAATAAAGATGACTACATAGTTTTGATTGGTAAGGTTATCAATACGACTTGGGTTGTGGAGAGCAGAGATGCCAGAAATATTGAGGGTAAcagacttccggcgccgacagagatggccgcctcgcttcgcgttcctaggaaactatgcagtttttttttttacgtgttatttcttacattagtaccccaggtcatcttaggtttcattacatacagtcgggaagaactactgaatataagagcagcgtcaactcaccatcagtacgaccaagaatatgactttcgcgaagcggatcctgtgttctgcctttcacccaggacaacggaatggatcccagccggcgacccaaaaaaaacgactacgtaaaagagggaaacgaggtggtcttctggtcagactccggagacgggcacatcgtgcaccactccctagcattcttctcgccaatgtccagtctcttgacaacaaggttgatgaaatccgagcaagggtagcattccagagggacatcagagactgtaacgttctttgcttcacggaaacatggctcactggagagatgctatcggagtcggtgcagccagctggtttctccacgcatcgcgccgacagaaacaaacatctttctggtaagaagaggggcgggggcatatgccttatggctaacgagacgtggtgtgatcacagaaacatacaggaactcaaatccttctgttcacctgatttagaattcctcacaatcaaatgtcgaccgcgttatctaccaagagaattctcttcgattataatcacagccgtatatattcccccccaagcagacacatcgatggctctgaacgaactttatttgactctttgcaaactggaatccatacatcctgaggctgcattcattgtagctggcgattttaacaaggctaatctgaaaacaagactccctaaattgtatcagcatatcgattgcgcaaccagggctggcaaaaccttggatcattgttattctaacttccgcgacgcatataaggccctgccccaccctcctttcggaaaagctgaccacgactccattttgttgatcacTGCCTACAGACataaactaaaacaagaagctcccacgctgaggtctgtccaacgctggtccgaccaatctgattccacactccaagactgcttccatcacgtggactgggatatttttcgtattgcgtcagacaacaacattgacgaatacgctgattcggtgtgcgagttcattagaacgtgcgttgaagatgtcgttcccatagcaacgattaaaacattcccaaaccagaaaccgtggattgatggcagcattcgcgtgaaactgaaagcgtaaACCACTGCTTTTactcagggcaaggtgactggaaacatgaccgaatacaaacagtgcagctattcactccgcaaggcaatcaaacaagctaagcgtcagtatagagacaaagtagaatctcaattcaacggctcagacacaagaggtatgtggcagggtctacagtcaatcacggattacaaaaagaaaaccagcccagtcacggaccaggatgtcttgctcccaggcagactaaataacttttttgcccgctttgaggacaatacagtgccactgacacggcctgcaacgaagacattcggactctccttcactgcagccgaggtgagtaaaacatttaaacgtgttaaccctcgcaaggctgcaggcccagacggcatccccagccgcgcactcagagcatgcgcagaccagctggcatgcgcagaccagctggctggtgtgtttacggacatatttaatcaatccctatctcagtctgctgttcccacatgcttcaagagggccaccattgttcctgttcccaagaaagctaaggtaactgagctaaacgactaccgccccgtagcactcacttccatcaacatgaagtgctttgagagactagtcaaggaccatatcacctccaccctacctcacaccctagacccactccaatttgcttaccgcccaaataggtccacagacgatgcaatctcaaccacactgcacactaccctaacccatctggacaagaggaatacctatgtgagaatgctgttcatcgactacagctcgacatttaacaccatagtaccctccaagctcgtcatcaagctcgagaccctgggtctcgaccccgccctgtgcaactgggtactggacttcctgacgggccgcccccaggtggtgagggtaggcaacaacatctccaccccgctgatcctcaacactggggccccacaagggtgcgttctgagccctctcctgtactccctgttcacccacgactgcgtggccacgcacgcctccaactcagtcatcaagtttgcggacgacacaacagtggtaggcttgattaccaacaacgacgagacggcctacagggaggaggtgagggccatcggagtgtggtgtcaggaaaataacctcacactcaacgtcaacaaaactaaggagatgattgtggatttcaggaaacagcagagggaacacccccctatccacatcgatggaacagtagtggaaagggtagtaagttttaagttcctcggcatacacatcacagacaaactgaattggtccacccacacagacagcatcgtgaagaaggtgcagcagcgcctcttcaacctcaggaggctgaagaaatttggcttgtcaccaaaagcactcacaaacttctacagatgcacaatcgagagcatcctggcgggctgtatcaccgcctggtacggcaactgctccgcccacaaccattaggctatccagagggtagtgaggtctgcacaacgcatcaccgggggcaaactacctgccctccaggacacctacaccacccgatgttacaggaaggccatagagatcatcaaggacaacatccacccgagccactgcctgttcaccccgctaccatccagaaggcgaggtcagtacaggtgcatcaaagctgggaccgagagactgaaaaacagcttctatcccaaggccatcagactgttaaacagccaccactaacattgagtggctgctgccaacacactgactcaactccagccactttaataatgggaattgatgggaaatgatgtaaaatatatcactagcaactttaaacaatgctacttaatataatgttttacataccctacattattaatctcatatgtatacgtatatactgtactctatatcttctactgcatctttatgtaatacagagatcactagccactttaactatgccactttgtttacatactcatctcatatgtatatactgtactcgataccatctaatgtatcttgcctatgctgctctgtaccatcactcattcatatatctttatgtacatattctttatccccttacacttgtgtgtataagacagtagttttggaattgttagttagattacttgttggttattactgcattgtcggaactagaagcacaattatttcgctacactcgcattaacatctgctaaccatgtgtatgtgacaaataaaattggatttgattttgatttgatttgttactgTTGAAATGGTTGTTGACATGCTGAACAATTCTAAGGGCGGAGTGTTTCAGCATGATCTAAGTTTAATGGGGTTGGGTTttaggggagggggaagggtatGGTAGAAGTTAGGGATTCATTTGGTTTCGAATTTTATTTTCATGGTAGTACAGATTTGGGCAGATCATGAATGATCGTACATTGTAGCACAGTAAGTGGCGGCATGCGCTTAAACGATTGTTTGCGGACCGTCATgatatcatagaagaagaagaagaaaaagaagaagaagaagaaggctgCTTCTGTACTGCTTCAAAAACATGACTTCATCGAGATGAATTAGTGAAATTGAATAAGACGGAGAAAAGCAAGCATGTAAGTACATAACTATGGAATTGCATTAGTTCGGTGGTTTTTTGTAATTTACAGCAACGAAACGTGGAATGTGATGAATGCTGCTAGCCTGTACATTATCGTAGCCATTTACTGTAGCTTTTACCTATGGAGTTGAGTTTAGTCCTCTAGCCCAGACTGATTCCTAATAGGACCTATAGTTAAACTAAAGCAGATTCGGTGTTTTGTCAGCTATTTAGCTATACCAGCTAGTTAGCTACACAGGCCACATCGATAATGATATCGTCCCTAAAGTTAGCAAATGATTTGATCAGTCCTCAAACTTGGCTAACGCTGTGACCTTGTGGTTAGTGTCCACCCTGAGATTGAACGGTTGTGAGTTCAATCCCTGGCcgagtcataccaaagactgtaAAAATAGGACTTGATGCATCTTTGCTCGGCACTCAATATTAAGGAGATAGTTGGGTGGTAAAGGCCCTGCGATAGACAAGCGTCCTGTCTAAGCTGCcccgctacagaaacaggagttaGGGCAGGAGCCTATGAGACGTTCTGGCTCGCACACAAGCCAAGGCACTTACTAACTTGGCTAGCTGATATTGACATGACTAAAACAATGGATAGCCAGCTacaatggctagctagttaagaCGGTTGCCTTAATATCACAAGGTAAtattcacacaaaaaaaatcaaGGTTTGAAAGCACGACTGACGAGCTAGCCTAGGGTGgcagtctgtttgtgccatcatgccaCTCCTTGTCATGCCAAACTGTTTGGCATAAGTCACGGAGTGTAATGTTAACACAAACACATACCCAGGTTACCAATGAGAAGCTGAGGTGGAAATCTTAGCTAGAATAATTTGTGGGTTAACGTGTTAATGAATAATTTCCCATATGAGAGGCAGTGCGATTTAGGGAGTAATGGCAGTACATCTAGTGTACCTACATGCAGGCAGTACCACGATTGCTAATCACAATATTCTGTGTGTTTTACGGGTCAATGGTTGGTTGGTAGTGTGACCTCCCTGCAGGTGTCATCACATGAGGGACCAGCTAGCCTGTCTTACTGCATTCTACACAGATTCTGTCTCTGGAGAAATTGGAGGGACACAAACGTTGGTAGAAACAGATCTACCTCCTCTGAATCCAGGGAAATGTTTTGCCCTGGGG contains these protein-coding regions:
- the LOC135520691 gene encoding uncharacterized protein LOC135520691, which encodes MRLETLVSEVWGTFVQNRVSSYKPAVNITVEEQWFPRNAKCSFTQYILYKQDKWGMKFRLAADVDSKYVLNVFPYLGKDESQHPENVGMRLVEPYLGEGRNVNTDEIFTSLPLANKWIDKNTSLVGVVNKMIPELPPSACNPSQAELLSTAVLKHDKAALTVYKCKPRENVCILSTMHLTVAIGGDTKRTRDPDALKQHTVGVDTMARHFTVKGGTRRWPFAVFYNLLGLAAINAHVLFTLCTGKTSRGEISSCSWHWRFVRTTRAPGARQQRTTCQMTHHRSSEKKRQWTDAHGKKTATSAGRNLSAESAHSRIKICRRFVLNVME